A DNA window from Deltaproteobacteria bacterium contains the following coding sequences:
- a CDS encoding glutamate-5-semialdehyde dehydrogenase: protein MNLESQMLALARAAKTASRELATAPGRRRDEALTILAGLLESSTAEIFAANAKDLDAAQAAGLDAARVDRLRITDKTVASMAGACRHVATLPDPVGEVENMVRRPNGLLVGRMRIPLGVIAIIYESRPNVTIDAAILCLKAGNSVILRGGSEAYHSNLALGGLLQRALDQVGLPAGCVQMVPTTDRAAVSHLLALDEHIDVVIPRGGEGLIRAVVKAATMPVLKHYKGVCHIYVHQDADQDRALAIIENAKVQRPGVCNALECLLVHQDIAASFLPRLAAHLAPFGVAYRACPNALPLLGSTATAATSEDYGFEFLSLTMAVKVVASQAEAEAHIAAHGSGHSEAILTAAHDRAMRFLNTVDASCVLINASTRFNDGGELGLGAEIGISTSKIHAYGPMGVQELTSQKFIVFGQGQVRE from the coding sequence ATGAATCTGGAATCACAAATGCTTGCCCTGGCCCGGGCCGCCAAGACCGCTTCCCGCGAGCTGGCCACGGCCCCCGGCCGTCGGCGCGACGAGGCTTTGACCATTTTGGCCGGGCTGCTTGAATCGTCCACGGCCGAGATTTTCGCGGCCAACGCCAAGGATCTGGACGCGGCCCAGGCGGCCGGCCTGGACGCGGCCCGCGTGGACCGACTGCGCATCACGGACAAGACCGTGGCCTCCATGGCCGGGGCCTGCCGCCACGTGGCCACCCTGCCCGATCCGGTGGGCGAGGTGGAGAACATGGTCCGTCGGCCCAACGGGCTTTTGGTCGGACGCATGCGCATTCCCCTCGGCGTTATCGCCATCATCTACGAGTCCCGTCCCAACGTGACCATCGACGCGGCCATTTTGTGCCTCAAGGCCGGCAACAGCGTCATCCTGCGCGGCGGGTCCGAGGCCTATCATTCCAATCTAGCCCTGGGCGGCCTGCTCCAGCGGGCGCTGGACCAGGTCGGGCTGCCCGCTGGGTGCGTGCAGATGGTCCCGACCACGGACCGCGCCGCCGTCAGCCATCTGCTGGCCCTGGACGAGCATATCGACGTGGTCATCCCGCGCGGCGGCGAGGGACTGATCCGGGCCGTGGTCAAGGCCGCGACCATGCCCGTGCTCAAGCATTACAAGGGCGTCTGCCACATCTACGTGCATCAGGACGCCGATCAGGATCGGGCTCTGGCCATCATCGAAAACGCCAAGGTGCAGCGTCCCGGAGTCTGCAACGCCCTGGAATGCCTGCTCGTGCACCAGGACATCGCGGCTTCCTTCCTGCCCCGCCTGGCCGCGCATCTGGCCCCGTTTGGCGTGGCGTATCGGGCCTGTCCCAACGCCCTGCCCCTGCTTGGGTCCACGGCCACGGCGGCCACGTCCGAGGACTATGGCTTCGAGTTTTTGAGCCTGACCATGGCCGTCAAGGTTGTCGCTTCCCAGGCCGAGGCCGAGGCGCATATCGCGGCGCATGGTTCGGGCCATTCCGAGGCCATCCTGACCGCCGCCCATGACCGGGCCATGCGCTTTCTGAACACGGTGGACGCATCCTGCGTGCTGATCAACGCCTCGACCCGTTTCAACGATGGCGGGGAATTGGGGCTGGGCGCGGAAATCGGCATCAGCACGTCCAAGATTCACGCCTACGGACCCATGGGCGTGCAGGAACTGACCAGTCAGAAATTCATCGTCTTTGGTCAGGGGCAGGTGCGTGAATAG
- the nadD gene encoding nicotinate (nicotinamide) nucleotide adenylyltransferase — protein sequence MNRDEVLAGAVGIFGGSFNPLHNGHLRMAIETREALNLRRVDLVPAHVPPHKPELGLLPFALRLDVIREAVAGVDGLGVSAIEAEVDGPSYSFETMARLRAATPDTRFAFIMGSTDFLTLRDWHRGLELPLVTDIVVADRSGLDLAAVDRFMSAHWTWSAEGTAVRRIEGGQRVVFVTIPRLDISASLVREKFLHGRDVTALVPDAVRRRMRIEPDYFHHFWTS from the coding sequence GTGAATAGGGACGAGGTTCTGGCCGGAGCCGTCGGAATTTTTGGCGGCTCGTTCAATCCGCTGCACAATGGCCATCTGCGCATGGCCATCGAAACGCGCGAAGCCTTGAATTTGCGCCGGGTGGACTTGGTTCCGGCCCATGTTCCGCCGCACAAGCCGGAGCTGGGGCTGTTGCCCTTTGCCCTGCGTCTTGACGTGATCCGGGAGGCCGTGGCCGGAGTGGACGGCCTGGGCGTCAGCGCCATCGAGGCCGAGGTGGATGGTCCGTCCTATTCCTTTGAAACCATGGCCCGGCTGCGCGCGGCGACTCCGGACACCCGGTTCGCGTTCATCATGGGCAGCACGGATTTTTTGACCCTGCGTGACTGGCATCGGGGTCTGGAATTGCCCCTGGTCACGGACATCGTCGTGGCGGACCGGAGCGGCCTTGACTTGGCGGCCGTGGACCGGTTCATGAGCGCGCACTGGACGTGGAGCGCGGAAGGAACGGCGGTGCGCCGCATCGAGGGTGGACAGCGGGTGGTGTTCGTGACCATCCCCCGCCTGGATATCAGCGCCAGTCTGGTCCGGGAGAAATTTTTGCACGGGCGGGATGTGACGGCCTTGGTGCCCGATGCCGTGCGGCGGCGGATGCGGATCGAACCGGATTATTTTCATCATTTTTGGACAAGTTAA
- a CDS encoding acyl-CoA thioesterase — translation MDRPTARTVGASATIMTHRPLPEDANPAGNVHGGVILKQIDLAGAVCAMRHARGMSVVTASIDRMEFKAPVHVGELMLLHASVNMVGRNSMEIGVRVEVENLFTGEVRHAASAYLTFVAMGPDKKPTPVPELVLETPTHERRNREAQMRRQLRQEERQRERLAQASEIGA, via the coding sequence ATGGACAGGCCCACGGCACGCACGGTCGGCGCCAGCGCGACCATCATGACCCACCGTCCCCTGCCCGAGGACGCCAATCCGGCCGGCAATGTCCACGGAGGGGTCATCCTGAAGCAGATCGATCTGGCCGGGGCGGTCTGCGCCATGCGCCACGCCCGGGGCATGAGCGTGGTCACGGCCAGCATCGACCGCATGGAGTTCAAGGCTCCGGTGCACGTCGGAGAGCTCATGCTCCTGCACGCCAGCGTGAACATGGTCGGCCGTAATTCCATGGAAATCGGGGTACGGGTGGAGGTGGAAAACCTGTTCACCGGCGAGGTGCGCCATGCGGCCTCGGCCTACCTGACCTTTGTCGCCATGGGCCCGGACAAAAAGCCCACCCCCGTGCCGGAATTGGTTCTGGAAACGCCGACCCACGAACGCCGCAACCGCGAAGCCCAGATGCGCCGCCAACTGCGCCAGGAAGAACGGCAGCGGGAACGGCTGGCCCAGGCATCGGAAATCGGGGCATGA
- a CDS encoding ATP-binding cassette domain-containing protein, producing MTTNTTLVRLANVVKHFDISGGFLDRISFSGGRPHLTTTTVKAINGVSLDIKQGEILSVVGESGCGKSTLGRTVLGLYPPTSGEIFFRDTRIDNLSQAAMLPFRRKMQMVFQDPYASLNPRMTVRQILEEPTHFHFPDLSPAEVRDKVAEVMNQVGVDPAWAGRFPHEFSGGQRQRISIARALTVDPEFIVADEPISALDVSIQAQILNLIMDCQERFGLTYMFITHDLSVVEHISTRVAVMYLGTLCELASRDNLYGQPLHPYSRALLSAIPKLGSKGFGHMRLKGEVPTPINLPTGCVFHTRCPYANDRCRREIPLLRPQANSSLVACHGLEEGRL from the coding sequence ATGACAACCAACACCACCCTCGTCCGCCTCGCCAATGTGGTGAAGCATTTCGACATTTCCGGCGGCTTTCTGGACCGGATCAGTTTCTCCGGTGGCCGGCCGCATCTGACCACGACCACGGTCAAGGCCATCAACGGCGTCAGCCTGGACATCAAGCAGGGCGAAATCCTGTCCGTGGTCGGCGAATCGGGCTGCGGCAAGTCCACCCTGGGCCGGACCGTGCTTGGCCTCTACCCGCCCACCAGCGGCGAGATTTTCTTTCGGGACACGCGTATCGACAATCTGTCCCAAGCCGCCATGCTCCCCTTCCGGCGCAAGATGCAGATGGTCTTTCAAGACCCCTACGCCTCGCTCAATCCGCGCATGACCGTGCGCCAGATTCTGGAAGAGCCGACCCATTTCCATTTTCCGGACCTCTCACCGGCCGAAGTCCGGGACAAGGTGGCGGAGGTCATGAATCAGGTCGGCGTGGACCCGGCCTGGGCCGGACGCTTTCCGCACGAATTTTCGGGCGGCCAGCGCCAGCGCATCAGCATCGCCCGGGCTCTGACCGTCGATCCGGAATTCATCGTCGCCGACGAGCCCATCTCGGCCCTGGACGTGTCCATCCAGGCCCAGATCCTGAACCTGATCATGGACTGCCAGGAGCGCTTCGGCCTGACCTACATGTTCATCACCCACGACCTGTCCGTGGTCGAGCACATCAGCACGCGCGTGGCCGTCATGTACCTGGGGACCCTGTGCGAACTGGCCAGTCGGGACAACCTCTACGGCCAGCCCCTGCATCCCTATTCCCGCGCCCTGCTCTCGGCCATTCCCAAGCTCGGGTCCAAGGGCTTCGGGCACATGCGCCTCAAGGGCGAGGTCCCCACGCCCATCAACCTGCCCACGGGCTGTGTCTTCCACACCCGCTGTCCGTACGCGAACGACCGCTGCCGTCGGGAAATTCCACTGCTGCGCCCCCAGGCCAACAGCTCCCTGGTCGCCTGCCACGGTCTGGAAGAAGGCCGACTCTGA
- a CDS encoding Dabb family protein: protein MVGHIVMWKLKDNAEGKTAAENAAIMKSMLEALPGLIPELKGLTVSTDVFASIPETDVVLYTVFETAEDLQTYQVHPEHQKCVGFISAVVAERRMVDYTF, encoded by the coding sequence ATGGTTGGCCATATTGTCATGTGGAAATTGAAGGACAACGCCGAGGGCAAAACCGCCGCCGAGAACGCGGCCATCATGAAGTCCATGCTTGAAGCCCTGCCCGGGTTGATTCCGGAGTTGAAAGGCTTGACCGTGAGCACGGACGTGTTCGCGTCCATTCCCGAAACGGACGTGGTGCTGTACACGGTCTTCGAGACCGCCGAGGACCTGCAAACCTACCAGGTTCACCCGGAACACCAGAAATGCGTGGGCTTCATTTCCGCCGTGGTCGCGGAACGGCGGATGGTGGACTATACGTTTTAG
- a CDS encoding ABC transporter ATP-binding protein, with product MTTLLDVQDLVVKFRLRGGDLTALNGINFTLAPGERMGLVGESGAGKSVAGFSIINLISKPGFIASGRVLFEGEEISSYPLEQMRDIRGNRISMIFQDPMMTLNPVLTIGTQMVETILAHNRVSPAHAREIALEKLSKVYISSPGKRLGQYPHELSGGMRQRVVIAISLLTNPSLIIADEPTTALDVTIQAEVMALLLELCKNENMGLILITHDLGVVSQVTEKICVMYAGRIVEQGPTEAIVSAPRHPYTRGLIKALPQGATGQKRLHQIPGMMPNLTSIPAGCAFHPRCEYAMDICRKVTPPLFGDAATGLVACHLHAGVTNA from the coding sequence ATGACCACACTACTCGATGTTCAGGACCTGGTGGTCAAATTCCGGCTGCGCGGGGGTGACCTGACGGCATTAAACGGCATCAATTTCACCCTGGCTCCAGGCGAGCGCATGGGATTGGTGGGCGAATCCGGGGCAGGCAAGTCCGTGGCCGGCTTTTCCATCATCAACCTCATCAGCAAACCGGGCTTCATCGCCTCGGGCCGGGTCCTGTTCGAGGGCGAGGAAATAAGCAGCTACCCCCTGGAGCAGATGCGCGACATCCGCGGCAACCGCATCAGCATGATCTTTCAGGACCCGATGATGACCCTCAATCCCGTCCTGACCATCGGCACGCAGATGGTCGAGACCATCCTGGCCCACAACAGGGTCAGCCCGGCCCATGCCCGGGAAATCGCCCTGGAAAAGCTGTCCAAGGTCTACATTTCCTCGCCGGGCAAACGCCTGGGCCAGTATCCGCACGAACTCTCCGGCGGCATGCGACAGCGCGTGGTCATCGCCATCTCGCTTCTGACCAACCCCAGCCTGATCATCGCCGACGAGCCGACCACGGCCCTGGACGTGACCATCCAGGCCGAGGTCATGGCCCTGCTTCTGGAGCTGTGCAAAAACGAAAACATGGGCCTTATCCTCATCACCCACGATCTGGGCGTGGTCTCGCAGGTGACCGAAAAAATCTGCGTCATGTACGCCGGACGCATCGTCGAGCAGGGACCGACCGAGGCCATCGTGTCCGCCCCGCGTCACCCGTACACGCGGGGTCTGATCAAGGCCCTCCCCCAGGGCGCCACCGGCCAGAAACGCCTGCATCAGATTCCGGGCATGATGCCCAACCTGACCAGCATCCCGGCCGGATGCGCCTTTCACCCGCGCTGCGAATACGCCATGGACATCTGTCGGAAGGTCACGCCGCCACTGTTCGGGGACGCGGCCACGGGCCTGGTCGCCTGTCATCTCCACGCCGGAGTCACCAACGCATGA
- a CDS encoding VUT family protein, producing the protein MHALIILVASYIALQIFSDIGSLRIVMLGGMSIDAGTFIYPLTFTLRDMVHKTMGKQGARLMILTAAGFNLLMALYFWLVAALPADMGVGAQPEFGQVLAPLWRLVFASIVAEVVAEMTDTEVYSMWKERVTTRHQWSRVLVSNAVSIPLDSLIFCWIAFGGLFDSAVVWSIFLSNTLIKFAATLISLPGIYLVKEKDGPQSSPSNC; encoded by the coding sequence ATGCACGCACTCATCATTCTCGTGGCGTCCTATATCGCCCTGCAAATTTTTTCCGACATCGGCTCCCTGCGCATTGTCATGCTTGGCGGCATGTCCATTGACGCCGGGACCTTCATCTATCCCCTGACCTTCACTTTGCGCGACATGGTCCATAAGACCATGGGCAAACAGGGGGCGCGGCTGATGATTCTTACCGCCGCTGGCTTCAATCTGCTCATGGCCCTGTATTTCTGGCTGGTGGCCGCCTTGCCGGCGGACATGGGCGTGGGCGCGCAGCCGGAATTCGGACAAGTCTTGGCGCCCTTGTGGCGGCTGGTCTTCGCCTCCATCGTGGCCGAGGTCGTGGCCGAGATGACCGACACCGAGGTCTACAGCATGTGGAAGGAACGGGTCACGACCCGACATCAATGGTCCCGCGTGCTGGTCAGCAACGCGGTCAGCATTCCCCTCGACAGCCTCATCTTCTGCTGGATCGCCTTTGGCGGCCTGTTCGACTCGGCCGTGGTCTGGTCGATTTTCCTGAGCAACACGCTGATCAAATTCGCGGCCACGCTCATCTCCCTGCCAGGAATCTATCTGGTCAAGGAAAAGGACGGGCCGCAATCCTCGCCATCGAACTGCTAA
- a CDS encoding competence/damage-inducible protein A, which produces MTATVEILIIGNEILVGDIKDTNTNWLCRLVHGRGGFVARATVLRDIPDDIANAVRAALDRGVDVVFTSGGLGPTADDLTLAAVARGAGLPLRLDPLALKMVKDQYDWFFEQGVMAEGGLNPAREKMAWLPDAGVPLFNPGGTAPGVLTRVGKTAIISLPGVPSELKGIITHSLQDFLDETFGQGGSNSWAITVRCNDESILEPVLSRVVPDHPRVYIKSLATTVGENPELDIILTVTGGEERERVRLLRAACTDLRAGLDTLSISYRDRPEPQGDDVDR; this is translated from the coding sequence ATGACAGCGACCGTGGAAATTCTGATTATTGGCAACGAGATTTTGGTTGGCGACATCAAGGACACCAACACCAACTGGCTGTGTCGGCTGGTGCATGGACGTGGTGGATTCGTGGCCAGGGCCACTGTCCTGCGCGATATTCCCGATGACATCGCCAATGCCGTGCGCGCGGCCCTGGATCGTGGCGTGGATGTTGTCTTTACTTCCGGGGGATTGGGCCCCACGGCGGATGATTTGACGCTGGCCGCGGTGGCCCGGGGCGCGGGCTTGCCCCTGCGCCTTGATCCCCTGGCCTTGAAGATGGTCAAGGATCAGTATGATTGGTTTTTCGAGCAGGGCGTCATGGCCGAGGGCGGCCTCAATCCAGCCAGGGAAAAAATGGCCTGGCTACCCGATGCCGGGGTGCCGCTTTTCAATCCGGGCGGCACGGCTCCCGGCGTTTTGACCCGTGTCGGCAAGACGGCCATTATCAGCCTGCCCGGCGTGCCTTCGGAGCTCAAGGGGATCATCACCCATTCCTTGCAAGATTTCCTGGATGAAACCTTTGGCCAGGGAGGGTCGAACAGTTGGGCCATCACGGTGCGCTGTAACGATGAATCCATTCTGGAACCGGTCCTGAGTCGTGTTGTTCCGGACCATCCGCGTGTCTACATCAAATCCTTGGCCACGACGGTTGGCGAAAATCCGGAACTGGACATCATCCTGACCGTGACCGGCGGCGAAGAGCGCGAACGCGTGCGTCTGTTGCGGGCCGCGTGCACGGATTTGCGGGCCGGGCTTGACACGCTGTCCATTTCGTATCGCGATCGGCCCGAGCCCCAGGGTGACGACGTGGATCGGTAA
- a CDS encoding tetratricopeptide repeat protein — MEDKTGQIDILKTIEQEMDSDIHPFLKKILDNIKPLAWAVGGIIAAAAVYSGVTSYQEAQRAKAVSQLGGILIQTESADRTQRLEEFAATAPADLRVAARLELAKVYMDTKDFDKAANAWRAVGGSDVSDMRIVAGLGEAKSFMMQGEHAKAADLLANLKQNANDEYQAMISGTLAFAAEKAGRIDVAIAEYEALKAKGDSNTAYLDYKIAALKAKPQS; from the coding sequence ATGGAAGACAAAACTGGACAGATAGATATTTTAAAGACCATCGAACAGGAAATGGATTCGGACATCCATCCGTTTTTGAAAAAAATCCTGGACAACATCAAACCCCTTGCCTGGGCCGTGGGCGGGATCATCGCCGCCGCAGCCGTGTATTCCGGGGTGACCAGCTATCAGGAAGCCCAAAGAGCCAAGGCCGTCAGCCAGCTGGGCGGCATCCTCATCCAGACCGAATCAGCCGACCGGACCCAGCGGCTGGAAGAGTTCGCCGCCACCGCCCCGGCCGATCTGCGTGTCGCGGCCCGGTTGGAACTTGCCAAGGTTTACATGGACACCAAGGACTTCGACAAGGCAGCCAATGCCTGGAGGGCCGTGGGCGGCAGCGACGTGTCCGACATGCGCATTGTCGCCGGCCTGGGAGAGGCCAAAAGCTTCATGATGCAGGGCGAGCACGCCAAGGCCGCCGACCTGCTCGCCAATCTGAAACAAAACGCCAACGACGAATATCAGGCCATGATTTCCGGCACCCTGGCCTTTGCCGCCGAAAAGGCTGGGCGCATCGACGTGGCCATCGCCGAGTACGAAGCCCTCAAGGCCAAGGGTGACAGCAATACCGCCTATCTCGACTACAAAATCGCCGCCCTCAAGGCAAAACCCCAAAGCTGA
- a CDS encoding ABC transporter substrate-binding protein, translating to MVGWHSDTEDSANYSEYLLMCPNKETGKGQYNSGNYCNPKLDELVNKANVENDRAKRKALLQEVEKIAYEDAAYVPLHWQNLSWAAKKGVDIAPVVNIMDFPYLGDLIVK from the coding sequence GATGGTCGGCTGGCATTCCGACACCGAGGATTCCGCCAACTACTCCGAATACCTGCTGATGTGCCCCAACAAGGAAACCGGCAAGGGCCAGTACAACAGTGGCAATTACTGCAATCCCAAGCTGGACGAGCTGGTCAACAAGGCCAATGTCGAAAACGACCGTGCCAAGCGCAAGGCCCTGCTCCAGGAAGTGGAAAAGATCGCCTACGAGGACGCCGCCTACGTGCCCCTGCACTGGCAGAATCTGTCCTGGGCCGCCAAGAAGGGCGTGGACATCGCCCCGGTGGTCAACATCATGGACTTTCCCTACCTGGGCGACCTGATCGTAAAATAG
- a CDS encoding ABC transporter permease: MRLWHKFRGSYALYSFLRDPVAMASFVTLAILTLAAFGAPIVAPHDPYDTTTIDIMDSELPPSWMENADQKFLLGTDAQGRDMLSTMLYGMRISLVIGVGAVFMQAAIGIVLGLIAGYKGGRIDNFLMRLADVQLSFSTLMVAIFLSAIFQAVFGVAAFEQLAVPFLVLVIGIAEWPQYARTVRASVLAEKKKEYVEAARVMGLPSSRIMWRHILPNTMSPILVLSTVQVAHAIMSEAALSFLGLGMPITKPSLGSLINAGFDYIFSGAWWITMFPGFLLVLLILVINLLGDWVQDVLNPKLYKG; encoded by the coding sequence ATGCGACTCTGGCACAAATTCCGGGGCTCCTACGCCCTGTACAGCTTTCTGCGCGACCCCGTGGCCATGGCCAGCTTCGTCACCCTGGCCATCCTGACCCTGGCCGCCTTCGGCGCGCCCATCGTGGCCCCGCACGATCCTTATGACACCACGACCATCGACATCATGGATTCGGAACTCCCGCCGTCCTGGATGGAAAACGCGGACCAAAAATTTCTACTCGGCACCGACGCCCAGGGTCGGGACATGCTCAGCACCATGCTGTACGGCATGCGCATCTCCCTGGTCATCGGCGTCGGAGCCGTTTTCATGCAGGCGGCCATCGGCATCGTGCTCGGCCTTATCGCCGGCTACAAGGGCGGACGCATCGACAATTTCCTCATGCGTCTGGCCGATGTGCAACTCAGCTTCTCGACCCTGATGGTGGCCATTTTTCTGTCGGCCATTTTCCAGGCCGTGTTCGGCGTGGCCGCCTTCGAGCAACTGGCCGTGCCCTTTTTGGTGCTGGTCATCGGCATCGCGGAATGGCCGCAGTACGCGCGCACGGTGCGGGCCTCGGTCCTGGCCGAAAAGAAAAAGGAATACGTGGAGGCGGCCCGCGTCATGGGTCTGCCCTCAAGCCGGATCATGTGGCGGCACATTCTCCCGAACACCATGTCCCCCATTCTGGTCCTGTCCACGGTCCAGGTGGCCCACGCCATCATGAGCGAGGCGGCCCTGTCCTTCCTGGGCCTGGGCATGCCTATCACCAAGCCGTCCCTGGGCTCGCTCATCAACGCGGGTTTTGACTACATCTTCAGCGGCGCGTGGTGGATCACCATGTTTCCCGGCTTCCTGCTGGTGCTGCTGATCCTGGTCATCAACCTGCTCGGCGACTGGGTGCAGGATGTCCTCAACCCCAAACTCTACAAGGGCTAG
- a CDS encoding ABC transporter permease yields MFAFIVRRVLQAIVVMLIISCIGFALKQNVGDPVRELTGISVSAAERDAIREKLGLNDPFPTQYIRFLKGAMHGDIGQSFFYKKPAMEVILNKAPATLELVIVCSIFIVVLSIPMGIYSAIYPKRILSRLIMAMSTIGVSVPIFLIAILMIYVFSIQLNWLPSYGRGETVNVWGWESGLLTMDGLKHLILPATALTALMLPLFVRLIRSEMMEVLQSEYVKFAWAKGLPRVRIWFVHAFKNTLLPVITVGGVQIGTMIAFTILTETVFQWGGLGFLFLEAVERADTSLLVAYLIFVGIVFVVVNTVVDIIYGLVNPMVRITGRK; encoded by the coding sequence ATGTTCGCATTCATTGTCCGCCGCGTCCTCCAGGCCATCGTGGTCATGCTCATCATCAGCTGCATCGGCTTTGCCCTGAAGCAGAATGTCGGCGACCCGGTGCGCGAGTTGACCGGCATTTCCGTCTCCGCCGCCGAGCGTGATGCCATCCGCGAAAAACTGGGCCTGAACGACCCATTCCCGACCCAGTACATCCGCTTCCTGAAAGGGGCCATGCACGGCGACATCGGCCAGTCCTTTTTCTACAAGAAGCCGGCCATGGAGGTTATTCTGAACAAGGCTCCGGCCACGTTGGAACTGGTCATCGTCTGCTCGATTTTCATCGTGGTCCTGTCCATCCCCATGGGCATTTACAGCGCCATCTACCCCAAACGCATCCTGTCCCGGCTGATCATGGCCATGAGCACCATCGGCGTATCCGTGCCCATTTTTCTCATCGCCATCCTCATGATTTACGTCTTTTCCATTCAACTGAACTGGCTGCCGTCCTATGGACGCGGCGAAACGGTCAATGTCTGGGGCTGGGAATCGGGTCTGCTGACCATGGACGGACTCAAACACCTCATTCTCCCGGCCACGGCCCTGACCGCGCTCATGCTGCCGCTCTTCGTGCGCCTGATCCGCTCCGAAATGATGGAGGTGCTTCAGAGCGAATACGTCAAGTTCGCCTGGGCCAAGGGCCTGCCGCGTGTGCGCATCTGGTTCGTGCACGCCTTCAAGAACACGCTGCTGCCGGTCATCACCGTGGGCGGCGTGCAGATCGGAACCATGATCGCCTTCACCATCCTGACCGAGACGGTCTTTCAGTGGGGCGGCCTTGGCTTTTTGTTTCTGGAGGCCGTGGAACGAGCCGACACCTCGCTTCTGGTGGCGTATCTCATTTTCGTCGGCATCGTTTTCGTGGTGGTCAACACCGTGGTCGATATCATCTACGGACTGGTCAACCCCATGGTCCGCATCACAGGAAGGAAATAA